From Glycine max cultivar Williams 82 chromosome 11, Glycine_max_v4.0, whole genome shotgun sequence, the proteins below share one genomic window:
- the LOC121173062 gene encoding secreted RxLR effector protein 161-like, with protein sequence MVECNSAATPIEASLVLENEGKEDKVDATEFKQIVGSLRYLCHSRPDLEFVVGLVSRYTKGPRIPHLLAAKRILRFIKGTINTGILFPNKDNSNSEELVGYTDADWGGDRDDRKSTTCYIFMYGVAPISWCSKKQSIVALSTCEAEYVAAAMSACQAV encoded by the coding sequence ATGGTTGAATGTAATTCAGCAGCAACACCAATTGAGGCAAGTCTTGTACTTGAAAATGAGGGCAAGGAAGACAAAGTAGATGCAACTGAGTTCAAACAGATTGTTGGTTCTCTCAGGTACTTGTGTCATTCAAGACCTGATTTGGAATTTGTTGTTGGACTGGTAAGTAGATATACGAAAGGACCCAGAATTCCTCATCTCCTAGCTGCCAAGAGGATTCTAAGGTTCATAAAAGGGACCATCAATACTGGAATTTTATTTCCAAATAAAGACAATAGCAACTCAGAGGAATTGGTGGGATATACTGATGCGGATTGGGGAGGAGACAGAGATGACAGAAAGAGTACTACATGTTACATATTCATGTATGGTGTAGCACCAATATCGTGGTGTTCTAAGAAGCAATCCATAGTGGCTCTATCAACATGTGAAGCTGAGTATGTTGCAGCTGCAATGAGTGCTTGTCAAGCTGTCTAG